A single Candidatus Rubidus massiliensis DNA region contains:
- a CDS encoding putative O-linked N-acetylglucosamine transferase, SPINDLY family, with protein sequence MAFAEQTLCSCYDFYNISRIESYVYEYKETARRKFLDSLPPYREKWESKYHSKFKELNSKFYPKPKRFPEFYHNILLYSQQIDLVKDYQLQAAYEQYMKPGWAYSKSEKKVRIEKERTRFIKYAQVCQQKLEECTTEIINEYIKLYEACLKKHNCFATYHDFGLLTYLNRNFDKSLDLLYKMIEQAENLGELENIDATVYHNLGSVCIESMIYDKAIDYLTKSIKKDPANKKVYFDRAIAYFETGSFDLALEDYLLSNKGNELTKSTYEATIEFSKSLFKSVCQGAAEATCDFVPSLCSSAFGISETLWAINPLNPESLENAGYFANACYEMAEVIADYYKNVDWDTLENYVDQIRDLCTNFNNLNEAEKAELIGYTIGRYGVDLFASGAFVKSISAYRNLCNANKLCTLESMLVSNKNKETVISSSLKHVKEREQFFKNVTIEWDKQNKHIIGKHNYVDGKSVFEHQHPNDLISKFAGKGKPANKEIPGSHGYKELVDFGEHIGIWKDIDGIYSLPTKKGHIHYSKKGAHIVPAHPE encoded by the coding sequence ATGGCTTTTGCTGAGCAAACTTTATGTTCTTGCTATGATTTTTATAATATATCTCGTATAGAATCTTATGTTTACGAATATAAAGAAACCGCAAGAAGAAAATTTTTAGATAGTTTACCTCCTTACAGAGAAAAATGGGAATCTAAATACCATTCAAAGTTTAAAGAACTTAATTCAAAGTTTTATCCTAAACCAAAACGCTTTCCCGAATTTTATCACAATATTTTGCTATACAGTCAACAAATAGATTTAGTTAAAGATTATCAATTACAAGCTGCGTATGAACAATACATGAAACCTGGATGGGCATATAGTAAGTCGGAAAAAAAGGTTAGAATAGAAAAGGAAAGAACTCGATTTATAAAATATGCTCAAGTATGTCAACAAAAACTTGAAGAATGTACAACTGAAATTATAAATGAATATATTAAACTATACGAAGCTTGTTTAAAAAAACACAATTGCTTTGCAACTTATCATGACTTTGGCTTACTCACTTATTTAAATAGAAATTTTGATAAGTCTCTTGATTTGCTTTATAAAATGATTGAGCAAGCTGAAAATTTAGGAGAATTGGAAAATATAGATGCAACAGTTTACCATAACTTAGGTTCTGTCTGCATTGAATCTATGATATATGATAAGGCTATAGATTATCTTACTAAATCTATAAAAAAAGATCCTGCGAATAAAAAAGTTTATTTTGACAGAGCTATAGCTTATTTTGAAACAGGTTCTTTTGATTTAGCTCTTGAAGATTATTTACTTAGTAATAAAGGTAACGAATTAACTAAGTCTACTTACGAAGCTACAATAGAATTTTCAAAGAGTTTATTTAAAAGTGTATGCCAAGGAGCTGCAGAAGCTACCTGTGATTTTGTGCCTTCTTTATGCAGTTCTGCTTTCGGTATATCTGAAACACTTTGGGCTATTAACCCTCTAAATCCTGAATCTTTAGAAAATGCTGGTTATTTTGCAAATGCTTGCTATGAAATGGCTGAAGTTATTGCTGATTATTATAAAAATGTGGATTGGGATACTCTTGAAAATTATGTCGATCAGATTAGAGATTTGTGTACTAACTTTAATAATCTAAACGAAGCTGAAAAAGCTGAATTAATAGGTTATACAATTGGTCGCTACGGAGTAGATCTTTTTGCCAGTGGTGCGTTTGTAAAAAGTATTTCGGCTTATAGAAATCTTTGTAATGCTAATAAGTTATGCACATTAGAATCAATGCTCGTTTCTAATAAAAATAAAGAAACTGTAATTTCCTCCTCACTAAAGCATGTCAAAGAAAGAGAGCAATTTTTTAAAAATGTAACAATTGAATGGGATAAGCAAAATAAACACATAATTGGCAAACATAATTATGTTGACGGTAAAAGTGTTTTTGAGCATCAACATCCTAATGATTTAATTAGCAAATTTGCTGGTAAAGGAAAACCTGCTAATAAAGAAATTCCAGGAAGTCATGGTTATAAAGAATTAGTTGACTTTGGAGAGCATATAGGTATATGGAAAGATATCGATGGTATTTATTCTTTACCAACAAAAAAAGGACATATTCATTACTCTAAAAAAGGGGCACACATTGTTCCTGCGCACCCAGAATAA
- a CDS encoding FKBP-type peptidyl-prolyl cis-trans isomerase, with protein MTNLINTFILASFLIINNFQLMFAETQLSPARVICDHIKKTVDVPVDNYMNAFIEGIIAYDEKVAIDLRLIDVERAKISLDNLEASEKWLQKMAKTDGCQIIIPQKLFYKVLKEGNGKSVSIENGNIIANYYLSYLDSFFPFCSEVKGDLDLSQVIPGMAHGILNMQEGEIREIYIHPCYVYGNSNYFEPNKALKITIELLNVLPKKTNIPPLEAYSFESSLISSKEYEEIMTKNSFCKGCKLWDYLRFGYKMFDKEEIIDCLRKKEPLLEDSFELDNYVNQIHWKIYHQKIVDEYKNADSFLDNLTKQTNIFCIEKGFIYCTTSLNTNLQNKNNIKIKWEIKNKEGKILQKERVEVISTDLAMKGLAKSLNYLVPNQPSTLYIHPSLAYPDVDSILGDTLLVVNLTIIEE; from the coding sequence ATGACTAATCTTATCAATACTTTCATCTTAGCATCATTCCTGATTATCAATAATTTTCAGCTTATGTTTGCAGAAACACAACTCTCCCCTGCAAGAGTTATTTGCGATCACATAAAAAAAACTGTTGATGTACCGGTTGACAATTATATGAATGCTTTTATTGAAGGAATTATAGCTTATGATGAAAAAGTAGCAATTGATCTAAGATTAATTGACGTGGAAAGGGCAAAAATTTCATTAGATAATTTAGAAGCTTCTGAAAAATGGCTACAAAAAATGGCAAAGACAGATGGTTGCCAAATTATTATCCCTCAAAAATTATTTTATAAAGTTCTTAAAGAAGGAAACGGAAAAAGTGTATCTATAGAAAATGGGAATATAATTGCCAATTATTATCTATCCTATTTAGATAGTTTTTTTCCTTTTTGCTCTGAAGTAAAAGGAGATTTAGATTTATCTCAAGTTATACCTGGCATGGCTCATGGCATACTTAACATGCAAGAAGGAGAAATTAGAGAAATCTATATTCATCCTTGCTATGTATATGGCAATTCAAACTATTTCGAACCTAATAAAGCATTAAAAATAACCATAGAACTATTAAACGTTTTACCTAAAAAAACAAATATTCCTCCCCTGGAAGCTTACTCTTTTGAATCTTCTTTGATATCTTCAAAAGAATATGAAGAAATCATGACAAAAAATTCTTTTTGTAAAGGTTGTAAGTTATGGGATTATTTACGATTTGGTTACAAAATGTTTGATAAAGAAGAAATAATTGATTGCTTAAGAAAAAAAGAGCCTCTTTTAGAAGATTCATTTGAATTAGATAATTATGTAAATCAAATTCATTGGAAAATATATCACCAAAAAATTGTAGATGAATATAAAAATGCCGATTCTTTTTTAGATAATTTAACTAAACAAACAAATATTTTTTGCATCGAAAAAGGCTTTATATATTGCACAACAAGCTTAAATACAAACTTACAAAATAAAAATAATATCAAAATAAAATGGGAAATCAAGAATAAGGAAGGTAAAATTTTACAAAAAGAAAGAGTAGAAGTTATTTCAACAGATTTGGCCATGAAAGGACTAGCTAAAAGTTTGAACTATTTGGTTCCTAATCAACCTTCTACATTATATATCCATCCGAGCTTGGCATATCCAGATGTCGATAGCATACTTGGAGATACTTTGTTAGTTGTCAATCTTACCATAATAGAAGAATAG
- a CDS encoding Ribulose-5-phosphate 4-epimerase and aldolases, translated as MYISNSLNSFPNFLNLPTEIQSYILFLGVKFNFSNKMKCRGKSPLIRNYTLAAKALYPAITEIFQFALKKSYTDEYSLNIKFAFFKEAKNQGKINKKIFSPLEFQYISKELCSELFSAILRENSSESFFYLLKNVNFAPNIYSYYWLLALNEMDKANELFKKIKVIQAEEVWENSLSFGYLPIVRYFLEVLKFDPAQNDNFAILLSASKGQVEVVKLLLDHKRLDPSADLTYTLQQAARLGYKVVVELLLQDDKVDPSADFNYAIRIAARLGCKEVVELLLKDERVDPSANNDEPILSAAENNDIDVVEVLLKDQRVNPGASKNEALVLAIRAGRYKMAKLLLLDKRIDPSVNGNKVLEEALQCCNIDLIKILLDDKRVDPNAATYTAAQLGFAKAFELLMQYESFDPSANNNKALDLSSIYNRIDVIKLILKDNRVDPSANNNEAIHLAAGNGSFDVVEFLLKDKRVDPSANKNRAIFWAIEKGHYAVVKLLLSDERVNSTLDKREAILLAKKYERKNILYMLLGEI; from the coding sequence ATGTACATAAGTAATAGCCTCAATTCTTTCCCCAATTTTTTGAATTTACCGACTGAAATACAGTCGTATATATTATTTTTGGGTGTTAAATTTAATTTTTCTAATAAGATGAAATGTCGAGGTAAATCACCATTAATAAGAAATTACACATTGGCAGCTAAAGCTTTATATCCCGCTATAACAGAAATTTTTCAATTTGCTTTAAAGAAAAGTTACACTGATGAATATTCTTTGAATATAAAGTTTGCTTTCTTTAAGGAGGCAAAAAATCAAGGTAAGATTAACAAAAAAATATTTTCACCTTTAGAATTTCAGTATATTTCCAAAGAACTATGTAGTGAGTTATTTTCAGCGATTTTAAGAGAAAATAGTAGTGAATCCTTCTTTTATTTACTTAAAAATGTAAATTTTGCCCCTAACATTTATTCTTATTATTGGCTTTTAGCTTTAAATGAAATGGATAAAGCAAATGAACTATTCAAGAAAATCAAAGTTATTCAAGCGGAAGAAGTTTGGGAAAATTCTCTCTCTTTTGGTTATTTGCCAATCGTTAGGTATTTTTTAGAAGTTTTAAAATTTGATCCTGCACAAAATGATAATTTTGCAATTCTGTTGTCAGCTTCTAAGGGACAGGTTGAAGTCGTAAAGCTTTTACTAGACCATAAAAGATTAGATCCTAGTGCAGATTTAACTTATACTCTTCAACAAGCTGCTAGGCTTGGGTATAAAGTAGTAGTTGAACTATTACTTCAAGATGACAAAGTTGATCCTAGTGCGGATTTTAATTATGCTATTCGAATAGCTGCTAGGCTTGGGTGTAAAGAAGTTGTTGAACTTTTGCTTAAAGATGAGAGAGTAGATCCTAGCGCTAACAATGATGAACCTATTCTTTCCGCTGCTGAAAATAACGACATTGATGTTGTAGAAGTTTTACTAAAAGATCAAAGAGTAAACCCTGGTGCTTCTAAAAATGAAGCGCTTGTATTAGCTATAAGAGCTGGCCGTTATAAAATGGCTAAACTGTTGTTATTAGATAAAAGAATTGATCCTAGCGTTAATGGAAATAAAGTTCTTGAAGAAGCTCTTCAATGCTGTAACATTGACTTAATTAAAATTTTGCTTGATGACAAAAGAGTCGATCCCAATGCCGCAACTTATACGGCAGCGCAATTGGGTTTTGCAAAAGCGTTTGAACTTTTAATGCAATATGAAAGTTTCGATCCGAGCGCTAATAATAATAAAGCTCTTGACCTATCCTCAATTTACAATCGTATTGATGTCATTAAACTAATACTTAAAGATAATAGAGTCGATCCTAGTGCAAATAATAATGAGGCTATACATTTAGCAGCAGGCAATGGCAGCTTTGATGTGGTAGAATTTCTACTCAAAGATAAACGTGTAGATCCCAGTGCTAATAAGAATAGAGCGATCTTTTGGGCGATAGAAAAAGGTCACTATGCTGTAGTCAAGCTTTTACTTTCCGATGAAAGAGTTAATTCAACGCTAGATAAAAGGGAAGCAATTCTTCTAGCAAAAAAATATGAACGGAAAAATATATTATATATGCTGCTTGGGGAAATATAA
- a CDS encoding Ankyrin repeats (3 copies) has protein sequence MKDLVSKIQRGKEELDIWENACSNGFAQIVKYFMEVKKINPSLSQTYILNDIVIRFAVANGYSQIANIMLQVIRINPAPKKNNAIRSAAENGQDEVVKLLLADKRVDPCDEDNYAIRSAVKKGHINVLELILADERVDAVAYNLALNEAILNGRLKIVKFLLENKRFKKKVHFKALTNSIQTNQLEILKLLLCQIDPTEHSCNILTLAAKVGNADIVNYLLNESRFDPSLNSNAALREAVKDNHLEIVKNLLRDDGVDPSEHY, from the coding sequence ATGAAAGATTTAGTTAGTAAGATTCAAAGGGGTAAAGAAGAGTTAGATATCTGGGAAAATGCATGTAGTAATGGCTTCGCGCAGATTGTGAAATATTTTATGGAAGTCAAAAAGATCAATCCTAGTTTAAGCCAAACATATATCTTAAATGATATTGTCATTCGATTTGCTGTTGCTAATGGATATTCTCAAATAGCAAATATTATGTTACAAGTTATAAGAATAAATCCAGCACCTAAAAAAAATAATGCTATTCGATCAGCAGCGGAAAATGGTCAAGATGAAGTGGTAAAACTTTTACTTGCTGATAAAAGAGTAGATCCTTGTGATGAGGATAATTACGCTATTCGAAGTGCTGTCAAAAAAGGTCATATAAATGTCTTAGAGCTTATACTCGCTGATGAAAGAGTAGATGCTGTGGCTTATAATTTGGCACTAAATGAGGCTATTCTTAATGGTCGACTAAAGATAGTAAAATTTTTGCTAGAAAATAAAAGATTTAAAAAAAAGGTTCATTTTAAGGCTTTAACAAATTCTATTCAAACAAATCAGCTTGAAATTTTAAAGTTATTGCTTTGCCAAATAGATCCAACTGAGCACAGTTGTAATATTTTGACATTAGCTGCAAAAGTAGGAAATGCAGATATAGTAAATTATCTTCTTAATGAATCGAGATTTGATCCTAGTTTGAATTCTAATGCGGCCTTAAGAGAAGCTGTAAAAGATAATCATTTAGAAATTGTAAAAAATCTTTTACGCGATGATGGAGTTGATCCTTCTGAGCATTATTAA
- a CDS encoding Ankyrin repeats (3 copies) translates to MKGFKGVVKHLLKHEKVDPSDNANQAIIDAAHNGDTEIVSLLLENIKVKVGPRLDSAIKLAAKNGYIDVIRLFVADKSLNFNNYLYINDAFIIAVENGHIEIVEIFLLDDRFETCINVNQALLKASLKGYRDIKELLENHVRKCKDNIA, encoded by the coding sequence ATGAAAGGATTCAAGGGTGTTGTAAAACATCTTCTTAAACACGAAAAAGTCGATCCTAGTGACAATGCTAATCAAGCCATAATAGATGCCGCTCATAATGGCGATACTGAAATTGTGTCTCTTCTTCTTGAAAATATAAAAGTAAAGGTAGGTCCAAGATTAGATTCTGCCATTAAGTTAGCTGCCAAAAATGGCTATATTGATGTGATAAGACTTTTTGTGGCAGATAAAAGCTTAAATTTTAACAACTACTTATACATTAACGATGCTTTTATTATCGCTGTTGAAAATGGTCATATAGAAATCGTAGAGATTTTTTTATTGGATGATAGATTTGAAACTTGTATTAATGTTAACCAAGCGCTTTTAAAAGCGAGTCTTAAAGGTTATAGAGATATAAAAGAGCTTCTTGAAAATCATGTGAGAAAATGCAAAGATAATATTGCTTAA
- a CDS encoding transient-receptor-potential calcium channel protein — protein sequence MKFDLNSKDTLAAKALHPAIDEIFHYTIKQEYIDRYSFDIKLALYNSIENTDKIDTRIFTKTELEHLSKEECSLLFPKILREDNVEAFNSLLNNKNFVPDLYVYYWLLYLNKLDEANEVFSKIQNKYEDLRVWENAGFTQIVKYFVEVKKIDPAQEDNFAIRLSVSKGQVEVVKFLLSDERVDSFQNDNCFIVLAVEEGHTEVVRLLLLDNRFDPSDYCIRGLRIAFCEAAAKGHIDVVKFLLSNEKVNQAVGNNCVVQLAAQLAAANGQFEVVKLFIAGERVNPDASVVNFDSALQKAAKNGHIDIVKLLLTYDNVDPSADKNKAVRLAAKNGYLEVVKLLLVDKRVDPSEVFNFAIQLAAKNGHTEVVKLLLTYDKVDPSDDFNQAIVNACENGYTDIVRLLLADKRVDPSDRNNAAFRKASENGHTEIVRILLLDNRVDPTERDNEALIAAFCRGHDAIVTLIKADNRIDPNLEENEVYRRKKLKYTLIGKF from the coding sequence ATGAAATTTGACTTAAACAGCAAAGATACTTTAGCCGCTAAAGCTTTACATCCAGCCATAGATGAGATTTTTCATTATACAATTAAGCAAGAGTATATCGATAGGTATTCCTTCGATATAAAATTAGCTCTATATAATAGTATAGAAAATACAGACAAAATCGATACAAGAATATTTACAAAGACAGAGTTAGAGCATCTTTCGAAAGAAGAATGTAGCTTGTTATTTCCAAAGATTTTAAGAGAAGATAATGTAGAAGCTTTCAATTCTTTACTGAACAATAAAAATTTTGTACCAGATCTATATGTCTATTACTGGCTTTTATATTTAAATAAATTGGATGAAGCGAATGAGGTTTTTAGTAAAATTCAAAACAAATATGAGGACTTGAGGGTTTGGGAAAATGCTGGTTTTACACAGATAGTAAAATATTTTGTTGAAGTAAAAAAAATTGATCCTGCACAAGAAGATAATTTTGCTATTCGGTTGTCTGTTTCTAAGGGACAGGTTGAAGTAGTAAAGTTCTTACTATCTGATGAGAGAGTAGATTCCTTCCAAAATGATAATTGTTTCATTGTCCTTGCTGTTGAGGAAGGCCATACAGAAGTTGTAAGACTCCTTCTTCTAGATAACAGATTTGATCCCAGTGACTATTGTATCAGAGGCTTAAGAATAGCTTTTTGTGAAGCTGCCGCAAAAGGACACATTGATGTGGTAAAGTTTTTACTTTCTAATGAAAAAGTAAATCAAGCAGTAGGTAATAATTGTGTCGTTCAATTGGCCGCTCAATTGGCCGCTGCAAATGGTCAGTTTGAAGTAGTAAAACTCTTTATTGCTGGTGAAAGAGTAAACCCTGATGCAAGTGTTGTAAATTTTGATTCTGCTCTACAAAAGGCAGCGAAGAATGGCCACATTGATATTGTAAAACTTTTACTTACTTATGACAACGTTGATCCAAGTGCAGATAAAAATAAAGCAGTTCGACTTGCTGCAAAAAATGGTTATCTTGAAGTGGTAAAACTTTTACTAGTAGATAAAAGAGTTGATCCAAGTGAAGTATTTAATTTTGCCATTCAGTTAGCGGCGAAAAATGGTCACACTGAAGTTGTAAAACTTTTGCTTACTTATGACAAAGTTGATCCAAGTGATGATTTCAATCAAGCAATTGTAAATGCTTGTGAGAATGGTTATACTGATATTGTGAGACTTTTACTTGCAGATAAAAGAGTTGATCCCAGCGATCGTAATAACGCTGCTTTTCGTAAAGCTTCTGAAAATGGTCATACAGAAATTGTAAGAATTCTTTTACTTGACAATAGAGTTGACCCCACTGAAAGGGATAACGAAGCACTTATTGCAGCATTTTGCAGGGGCCATGATGCAATAGTAACACTAATTAAGGCAGATAATAGAATTGATCCAAATTTAGAAGAGAATGAAGTTTATAGGAGAAAAAAATTAAAATACACTTTAATTGGAAAATTTTAA